From Nocardioides daedukensis, the proteins below share one genomic window:
- a CDS encoding GNAT family N-acetyltransferase, producing MSRPTADVSVRVAWADDARGIAEVQVRAWRTTHAGLLPDDVLAELDADALAASWAQALTKPKDARNRVLVALERNRIVGFAVTSPAGDPDADPVADGEVGEFCVDPGEHRLGHGSRLVQACADTLSADRFTRAVTWVNSTDDVLRGFFESSGWAPDTAHRELDLRGDGAVRVKQVRLHTAL from the coding sequence ATGAGCCGTCCCACAGCAGATGTGTCCGTTCGAGTCGCATGGGCAGACGACGCCCGAGGGATCGCCGAGGTCCAGGTCCGCGCCTGGCGCACCACCCACGCGGGCCTCCTCCCCGACGATGTCCTCGCCGAGCTGGACGCCGATGCACTTGCCGCCTCGTGGGCTCAGGCTCTGACCAAGCCCAAGGACGCCCGCAACCGGGTGCTGGTGGCCCTGGAACGGAACCGGATCGTCGGCTTCGCGGTCACCTCCCCCGCCGGCGACCCCGATGCCGATCCGGTCGCCGACGGCGAGGTCGGTGAGTTCTGCGTCGACCCCGGCGAGCACCGGCTCGGCCACGGATCGCGGCTGGTGCAGGCCTGCGCGGACACCCTGTCGGCCGACAGGTTCACCCGCGCCGTGACCTGGGTGAACAGCACCGATGACGTGCTGCGTGGATTCTTCGAGAGCTCCGGCTGGGCCCCCGACACCGCCCACCGCGAGCTCGACCTGCGCGGGGACGGCGCGGTAAGGGTCAAGCAGGTGCGGTTGCACACCGCGCTCTGA
- a CDS encoding M4 family metallopeptidase codes for MRITPTWAALGLATLATGLMVGSPATADPGADRADALEALADNPSAARASDGQAFTVRSTTKDADGTTHARIDRTYRGLEVVGGDLVVHQDASGTLEGVSQSLLTKLNLGVKPGVSSSSAERKSLSAQASKAITDLKLLDAAELVIDAAGATPRLAWRTLAGGLQANGTPSRLATYVDAKTGSVIRQEQQIVNVEGTGKTLYSGSVPINVSGSNGSYTLTDPVHGNAKVTDMGNKEDSFLCTLLSIGCSNGSTITSADTVFGNGSNSDRQTAAADALYGHAETFDYFKNVHGRNGIFGNGTAAPSRVHYGNKYVNAFWDGEKMTYGDGDGVDFGPLVSLDVSGHEMSHGVTENTAGLTYSGESGGLNEATSDIFGTMVEFHAGNSVDQGDYYIGEQFDLKNHEGFRRMDKPSADGASQDCWTSGTKNLDVHYSSGVGNHFFYLLAEGSGAKTIGGKSHSSPTCNNSTIAGIGRDKAAKIWFRALTTYFTSGTTYAQARVGTLSAAKDLYGTGSTEYAAVAAAWSAVSVN; via the coding sequence ATGCGAATCACCCCCACTTGGGCGGCTCTCGGCCTGGCGACGCTGGCGACCGGCCTGATGGTCGGCTCACCTGCCACGGCTGACCCCGGCGCCGATCGCGCCGATGCCCTCGAAGCGCTGGCCGACAACCCCTCGGCAGCACGCGCGAGCGACGGACAGGCCTTCACGGTCCGTTCGACCACCAAGGACGCCGACGGCACCACGCACGCCCGCATCGACCGGACCTACCGCGGCCTCGAGGTCGTCGGTGGTGACCTCGTGGTCCACCAGGACGCCTCGGGAACCCTCGAGGGCGTGAGCCAGTCGCTGCTCACCAAGCTCAACCTCGGCGTGAAGCCGGGGGTCAGCAGCAGCTCGGCCGAGCGCAAGTCGCTGAGTGCCCAGGCCAGCAAGGCGATCACCGACCTCAAGCTCCTCGATGCCGCCGAACTGGTGATCGACGCCGCCGGGGCCACCCCCAGGCTCGCGTGGCGCACCTTGGCCGGCGGTCTCCAGGCCAACGGCACCCCGAGTCGCCTGGCGACGTACGTCGATGCGAAGACCGGCTCGGTGATCCGCCAGGAGCAGCAGATCGTCAACGTCGAGGGCACCGGGAAGACGCTCTACAGCGGTTCGGTCCCGATCAACGTGAGTGGCTCCAACGGTTCCTACACGCTGACCGACCCGGTCCACGGCAATGCCAAGGTGACCGACATGGGCAACAAGGAGGACTCGTTCCTCTGCACGCTGCTCAGCATCGGCTGCTCCAACGGATCCACGATCACCAGCGCGGACACCGTCTTCGGCAACGGTTCGAACTCGGACCGCCAGACCGCTGCTGCTGACGCGCTCTACGGCCACGCCGAGACCTTCGACTACTTCAAGAACGTCCACGGCCGCAACGGCATCTTCGGCAACGGCACCGCTGCTCCGAGTCGGGTGCACTACGGCAACAAGTACGTCAACGCCTTCTGGGACGGCGAGAAGATGACCTACGGCGACGGCGACGGTGTCGATTTCGGGCCGCTGGTCTCGCTCGACGTTTCGGGCCACGAGATGTCGCACGGTGTCACCGAGAACACCGCCGGACTCACCTACTCCGGGGAGTCGGGCGGCCTCAACGAGGCGACCTCGGACATCTTCGGCACCATGGTCGAGTTCCACGCGGGCAACTCCGTGGACCAGGGCGACTACTACATCGGAGAGCAGTTCGACCTCAAGAACCACGAGGGCTTCCGGCGGATGGACAAGCCCAGCGCAGACGGTGCCTCGCAGGACTGCTGGACGAGCGGCACCAAGAACCTCGACGTGCACTACTCCTCGGGTGTGGGCAACCACTTCTTCTACCTGCTCGCCGAGGGCTCGGGCGCGAAGACGATCGGCGGCAAGTCGCACAGTTCGCCGACCTGCAACAACTCCACGATCGCCGGCATCGGCCGGGACAAGGCCGCCAAGATCTGGTTCCGGGCACTGACGACCTACTTCACCTCGGGCACCACCTATGCCCAGGCCCGAGTCGGCACGCTCAGCGCCGCAAAGGACCTCTACGGCACCGGCAGCACCGAGTACGCCGCCGTCGCCGCAGCCTGGAGTGCGGTCAGCGTCAACTGA
- the dapB gene encoding 4-hydroxy-tetrahydrodipicolinate reductase: MSKIGVLGAQGKVGAEMCKAVDAADEFTLVAALDAGDDISALVDSGAQAVVDFTHPDVVMANLAFCIENGIHAVVGTTGFDEARLDQLRRQLEASPGTGVLIAPNFSIGAILMMRFSAIAAPFYDSVEVIELHHPDKADAPSGTARRTAELIAAARREAGSAPMPDATSTSLDGARGADVDGVRVHGLRIRGMVAHQEVILGGPGETLTIRHDSMDRASFAPGVLTGLRNIADHPGLTVGLENFLDLD; the protein is encoded by the coding sequence ATTTCGAAGATCGGCGTGCTCGGCGCGCAGGGCAAGGTCGGCGCAGAAATGTGCAAGGCGGTCGACGCGGCCGATGAGTTCACCCTCGTGGCCGCGCTCGATGCAGGTGACGACATCAGCGCCCTGGTGGACTCCGGTGCGCAGGCCGTCGTGGACTTCACCCACCCCGACGTGGTGATGGCGAACCTGGCTTTCTGCATCGAGAACGGGATCCACGCGGTCGTGGGCACCACGGGCTTCGACGAGGCCCGGCTCGACCAGCTGCGTCGGCAGCTCGAGGCCTCGCCGGGGACCGGCGTACTGATCGCACCCAACTTCTCCATCGGCGCGATCCTGATGATGCGCTTCTCGGCGATCGCCGCACCCTTCTACGACTCGGTCGAGGTGATCGAGCTGCACCACCCGGACAAGGCCGATGCCCCGTCCGGAACGGCCCGGCGTACGGCCGAGCTGATCGCGGCGGCACGCCGTGAGGCCGGGTCGGCCCCGATGCCCGACGCCACCTCCACGAGCCTGGACGGCGCCCGGGGCGCCGACGTGGACGGCGTACGCGTGCACGGGTTGCGAATCCGCGGCATGGTCGCCCACCAGGAGGTCATCCTGGGCGGCCCGGGGGAGACCCTGACCATCCGACACGACTCCATGGACCGGGCCTCGTTCGCCCCCGGGGTGCTCACCGGGCTGCGCAACATCGCCGACCACCCGGGGCTCACCGTGGGCCTGGAGAACTTCCTCGACCTGGACTGA
- a CDS encoding class I SAM-dependent methyltransferase, whose product MALQTIPARIRWAVEVLDVQPADQVLEIGCGQGQAAELICSRLKTGKLLAIDRSESGVDRTKRRCAEFISAGRLAVRHIDLATLRIPVKRLDKVFAFNVNLFWVRDCQDELALLHERLSPGGAIFLFYDASRPDQLPTALEKASAALVQAGFRVSVVESKSPAAIGLIGRR is encoded by the coding sequence ATGGCATTGCAGACGATTCCGGCGCGCATACGTTGGGCCGTGGAGGTCCTTGACGTCCAGCCGGCCGATCAAGTGCTTGAGATCGGGTGCGGTCAGGGGCAGGCAGCAGAGCTGATCTGCAGCCGACTCAAGACCGGCAAGCTTCTGGCCATCGACCGTTCCGAGTCCGGTGTGGACCGCACCAAGCGGCGTTGCGCGGAGTTCATCAGCGCGGGGCGACTGGCCGTGCGACACATCGATCTCGCCACGCTGCGGATCCCGGTCAAGCGCCTGGACAAGGTCTTCGCCTTCAACGTCAACCTGTTCTGGGTGCGCGACTGCCAGGACGAGCTGGCCCTGTTGCACGAACGCCTCTCCCCCGGTGGCGCGATCTTCCTGTTCTACGACGCATCCCGACCTGACCAGTTGCCGACCGCACTGGAGAAGGCCTCGGCCGCACTCGTCCAGGCCGGCTTCCGGGTCTCGGTCGTGGAGAGCAAGAGCCCCGCAGCGATCGGCCTCATTGGTCGTCGCTGA